The sequence GCCGTATGCTGCAGGAAACGCATTCTCTCTTAAAAAAAGGGGTGGATATCAGGCTCGGGTATATTGAAACACATGGCCGCGCCGAAACCATTGCCATGCTGGCCGGACTACCGGTAATTCCACGAAGAAAACTGTTTTATAAGGGCAGGGAACTGGAAGAAATGGATGTGCAGGCAATTATAAGTACCAGGCCTGAAATCGTTGTTATTGATGAACTGGCCCATTCAAATATCAAAGGCAGCAAAAATGAAAAACGCTGGCAGGATGTCCTTGAGATTCTTGAAGCCGGGATCAGCGTCATCAGTGCCGTCAATATACAGCATATTGAAAGCCTGAATGAAGATGTAAAGATGATTACCGGTATTGAAGTGAACGAACGAATACCCGACAGTATAATTGCCCTTGCCGATGAAGTAGTGAACATTGACCTGAGTGCCGATGACCTGATCCACCGGCTGCAGGAAGGCAATATTTACGAAAAGGATAAAATTGAGGCAGCACTGGCAAATTTCTTTAAGCCTGAGCATATACTTCAGCTTCGTGAACTGGCTTTGAAAGAAGTAGCTTCGCAGGTGGAGCGGAAGGTGGATGTTGAAGTACTTAAAAACTCAGGGCTGCGGCATGAGAAATTCCTGGCGTGCATCAGCAGCAATGAAAAAGCAGCAAAGAACGTGATCCGCAAAACCGCCCGGCTGGCAAGCTACTACAATGCCCACTGGTTTGTGCTGTACGTACAGGCCCGGGGTGAAAGTCCCGACAGGATACCGCTGAACAAACAGCGCCACCTTATCAATAATTTTAAACTGGCAACCGAACTGGGCGCCAAAGTTATCCAGGTAAAGGGCAATAACATACCGCACTGTATTCTTGAACAGGCTGCGAAATTCGATATAACTACCGTGTGTATGGGAAAACCTCACAGGCTGCTGTTTAAGATCATTTTTTCAAGAAGCATATTTAACGGACTTTTAAAAGGCCTGGCGTCATATGATATTGATCTGATAATTCTCTCATAAAATGAAAATTAAAACAAAACTGGGGTTGGGTATAGGCTTCCTTTTTATACTGATTGTAATACTGATACTGCTTGGTATCATCTTCACCAACCAGATTGCCGGAAATACCCGTAATATCCTTGCTCAAAATAACAAGTCAATTGAATATGCCCGGCGAATGTTGCTGGCAGCCGACAATCTGAGTGTATCTGACTCTGCAATGCATGAGTTCGGAAACTACCTTCTGCTTCAGCAGTCTAATATTACAGAAGCCGGTGAAGGGATCCTCACCTCAAGGATTTCAATGAACTTTGAAAAACTCAGGACCGGAACCGGTAATCCCGCTGACCTGAGGAATATACGAAATGACTTGTATGACCTCATGGCACTGAATATGGGTGCCATAGAAAACAAAAGCGAAATAGCCATTTCAAAGGCTAAAACCGCAATCCTGATCATTTCAATCACCGGTACCATATGCTTTATAATAGCCTTTACCCTGCTGGTAAACCTTCCGGGAAGTATCATGGAACCAATAAATGAACTAACCGGCAGCATTAAAGAAATTGCAGCAAAAAACTATTCGCACAGGGTAACCTTTGAAAGAAAAGATGAACTGGGTGTACTTGCGCGCTCATTCAACGTAATGGCCGAAAAACTGGAGGAATACAACAATTCAAACCTTGCCATTTTAATGATGGAGAAAAAACGCATTGATACACTCATTAACAACATGCATGAACCCGTTTTTGGCCTGGATGAGAATGGCAAAATCATTTTCATGAATAATGAAGCATTTAAAGTTTCAGGGCTCAGGAAGGAGGATGCCATTGGCAGGCCATCGCAGGAAATTGCAGTAAACAACGACCTGATCCGTTCACTTATCCGTGAGCTCGTAAAACCAGGCAACAACGCGATATCCAATGAACCATTGAAAATATATACCGACGATAAAGAAAGCTATTTCGAAAAGGAAATTATCACCATTACGATAACCCCCACCGCCGAGAGCAACTCAAGGTATATTGGTGATGTGATTATTCTGAAGAACATAACCTCATTCAAAGAACTTGATTCGGCGAAGACCAACTTTATTGCCACGGTATCACACGAACTCAAAACCCCCCTCTCGTCCATTCTTATGAGCCTCGAACTTTTGGAACATGAACGCATAGGCATTT is a genomic window of Bacteroidales bacterium containing:
- a CDS encoding sensor histidine kinase KdpD encodes the protein MAGKENNVQHFLDLIKRSRRGKLKIYIGMIAGVGKTCRMLQETHSLLKKGVDIRLGYIETHGRAETIAMLAGLPVIPRRKLFYKGRELEEMDVQAIISTRPEIVVIDELAHSNIKGSKNEKRWQDVLEILEAGISVISAVNIQHIESLNEDVKMITGIEVNERIPDSIIALADEVVNIDLSADDLIHRLQEGNIYEKDKIEAALANFFKPEHILQLRELALKEVASQVERKVDVEVLKNSGLRHEKFLACISSNEKAAKNVIRKTARLASYYNAHWFVLYVQARGESPDRIPLNKQRHLINNFKLATELGAKVIQVKGNNIPHCILEQAAKFDITTVCMGKPHRLLFKIIFSRSIFNGLLKGLASYDIDLIILS
- a CDS encoding ATP-binding protein encodes the protein MKIKTKLGLGIGFLFILIVILILLGIIFTNQIAGNTRNILAQNNKSIEYARRMLLAADNLSVSDSAMHEFGNYLLLQQSNITEAGEGILTSRISMNFEKLRTGTGNPADLRNIRNDLYDLMALNMGAIENKSEIAISKAKTAILIISITGTICFIIAFTLLVNLPGSIMEPINELTGSIKEIAAKNYSHRVTFERKDELGVLARSFNVMAEKLEEYNNSNLAILMMEKKRIDTLINNMHEPVFGLDENGKIIFMNNEAFKVSGLRKEDAIGRPSQEIAVNNDLIRSLIRELVKPGNNAISNEPLKIYTDDKESYFEKEIITITITPTAESNSRYIGDVIILKNITSFKELDSAKTNFIATVSHELKTPLSSILMSLELLEHERIGILNPEQQQLIESVKDDGKRLLRITGELLNLTQVETGKIQLNIQPSQPGEIVRYAVETIKKQADVENIAIETRCDENAGPVYADLDKTSWVLTNLLSNAVRYSYPNSKVILSVKPVKAKMHFSVQDFGQGIDPRYREQIFNRYFRIPGSDKKGTGLGLAISKEFIEAQGGEIYYESEPGKGSIFSFTLPLV